A stretch of Camelina sativa cultivar DH55 chromosome 18, Cs, whole genome shotgun sequence DNA encodes these proteins:
- the LOC104760706 gene encoding uncharacterized protein LOC104760706 isoform X3 gives MEVVVVQYCSFCSRFYVNLQFRFFISWVLLILLWCGAADGKARHHHHRVPLQGVESGVEGVSSHSCIHDQIIEQRKRPGRKVYSVTPQVYHEPTKSAAKAHNGRVLLSVSEEEEEKDVKQPIRIYLNYDAVGHSLDRDCQRVGDIVKLGEPPSSTFPAVPACNPNAKPPVSGDCWYNCTLDDISGEDKKHRLRKALEQTADWFRRALAVEPVKGNLRLSGYSACGQDGGVQLPREYVEEGIANTDLVLLVTTRPTTGNTLAWAVACERDQWGRAVAGHVNVAPRHLTSESGTLLSATLIHEVMHVLGFDPHAFAHFRDERKRRRIEVTEQQMDEKLGRLVTRVVLPRVVMHSRHHYGAFSQNFSGLELEDGGGRGTSGSHWEKRLLMNEIMTGSVDTRSVVSKMTLALLEDSGWYKADYSMADRLDWGRNQGTQFVTSPCNMWKGAYHCNTTQLSGCTYNREAEGYCPILSYNGDLPQWARYFPQPNRGGQSSLADYCTYFVAYSDGSCTDINSARAPDRMLGEVRGSESRCMASSLVRTGFVRGSMTQGNGCYQHRCRNNLLEVAVEGVWKFCPQAGGPIRFPGFNGELICPAYHELCSTSVVSVLGQCPSSCNFNGDCVDGKCRCLLGYHGHDCRNRSCPNNCNGHGKCTTQGVCICENGFTGIDCSTAVCDEQCSLHGGVCDNGVCEFRCSDYAGYTCQNSSKLVTSLLVCKDVLERDISGQHCAPREPSILQQLEEVVVMPNYNRLFPSGARKLFNIFGNSYCDEAAKRLACWISIQKCDVDGDDRLRVCHSACQSYNMACGASLDCSDQTLFSTAEEGDAECTGSGEIISPWFSRLWSRFVAS, from the exons ATGGAGGTTGTTGTAGTTCAGTATTGCTCTTTCTGTTCTAGGTTCTATGTTAATCTCCAGTTTCGATTCTTCATTTCCTGG gttttgttGATTCTATTGTGGTGTGGAGCTGCTGATGGGAAAGCcaggcatcatcatcatcgagtgCCTTTGCAAGGTGTGGAAAGTGGAGTTGAGGGAGTGTCTTCTCATTCGTGTATCCATGATCAGATTATAGAGCAGAGGAAGAGACCGGGTAGGAAAGTGTATTCAGTTACTCCTCAGGTTTATCATGAACCAACAAAAAGTGCTGCAAAAGCTCATAATGGGAGAGTATTACTTAGTGTttctgaggaggaggaggagaaggatgtGAAACAACCTATTAGGATTTACTTAAATTATGATGCTGTTGGTCACTCACTTGACCGAGATTGCCAAAGAGTTGGTGATATTGTGAAG TTGGGTGAGCCTCCTTCAAGTACTTTCCCTGCTGTTCCTGCGTGTAATCCTAATGCAAAACCTCCAGTGTCTGGGGATTGCTGGTATAACTGCACTTTAGATGACATATCTGGGGAGGACAAAAAGCATCGCCTACGCAAG GCTTTAGAGCAGACTGCAGATTGGTTCAGAAGAGCGTTAGCTGTTGAACCTGTGAAAGGAAATTTACGTTTAAGTGGATACTCTGCTTGTGGACAAGATGGTGGTGTGCAGCTTCCTCGTGAATATGTAGAGG AGGGTATTGCGAATACTGATTTAGTCCTATTGGTAACCACAAGACCCACTACTGGTAATACCCTTGCGTGGGCTGTAGCTTGCGAACGTGATCAATGGGGACGTGCAGTTGCTG GGCATGTCAATGTTGCTCCCCGCCATTTGACTTCAGAATCTGGGACGTTACTTTCAGCAACTCTCATTCATGAGGTTATGCATGTCCTTGGCTTCGATCCACATGCCTTTGCTCATTTTAGAGAtgaaaggaaaagaagacgcattGAG GTCACTGAGCAACAAATGGATGAAAAGCTTGGCCGGTTAGTGACACGCGTAGTGCTTCCACGGGTTGTCATGCATTCCCGGCATCACTACGGA GCATTTTCTCAAAACTTCTCGGGTCTAGAACTTGAGGATGGAGGCGGACGTGGCACATCGGGTTCCCACTGGGAAAAAAGACTACTTATGAATGAGATAATGACTGGATCAGTGGACACACGATCAGTCGTTTCAAAAATGACTCTAGCGCTATTAGAGGATAGTGGCTGGTATAAGGCTGATTATAGCATGGCAGACCGTCTCGATTGGGGTCGAAACCAGGGGACCCAGTTTGTCACATCTCCATGTAACATGTGGAAAGGTGCTTACCATTGTAACACAACCCAACTATCTGGCTGTACATACAACAGAGAGGCCGAAGGTTACTGCCCAATTCTAAGCTATAATGGAGACTTGCCTCAGTGGGCTCGTTACTTTCCACAGCCTAACAGAG GCGGTCAGTCTTCCTTAGCAGATTATTGTACATATTTTGTTGCCTATTCAGATGGGTCTTGTACGGATATAAATAGTGCACGTGCGCCTGACAGAATGTTGGGTGAAGTGAGAGGGAGTGAATCCAG GTGTATGGCCTCATCTTTAGTGCGTACTGGGTTTGTTCGTGGCTCCATGACACAGGGGAATG GTTGTTATCAGCATAGATGTAGAAATAATTTGTTGGAG GTTGCTGTGGAGGGAGTATGGAAGTTCTGTCCTCAAGCTGGTGGACCAATTCGATTTCCCGGTTTTAATG GTGAATTAATTTGTCCGGCTTACCATGAACTCTGCAGTACATCTGTAGTTTCTGTGCTTGGCCAATGTCCTAGCTCTTGTAACTTTAATGGAGATTGTGTTGATGGGAAGTGTCGTTGTCTCCTTGGTTATCACGGTCATGACTGTAGAAACC GTTCATGTCCTAATAATTGCAATGGACATGGAAAATGCACAACGCAGGGTGTTTGCATATGTGAAAATGGATTTACTGGAATCGACTGTTCCACTG CTGTTTGTGACGAACAATGCAGCCTACATGGAGGAGTCTGTGATAATGGGGTTTGTGAGTTCCGTTGCTCTGATTATGCTGGTTACACATGTCAGAACAGCTCTAAACTAGTTACGAGTTTATTG GTGTGCAAAGATGTGTTGGAAAGAGACATATCAGGGCAACATTGTGCTCCAAGAGAGCCTAGCATTCTTCAACAGCTTGAGGAAGTCGTGGTCATGCCCAACTACAATCGGCTCTTTCCGAGTGGTGCTCGaaagttatttaatattttcggTAACAGCTACTGTGATGAAGCAGCTAAAAGACTAGCCTGTTGG ATATCAATCCAGAAGTGTGATGTCGACGGAGACGACAGACTACGGGTATGTCATTCAGCATGTCAGTCCTACAATATGGCGTGTGGGGCTTCTTTAGACTGCTCTGATCAAACCCTTTTCAGCACCGCAGAAGAAGGGGATGCTGAATGTACGGGGTCTGGCGAAATAATATCGCCATGGTTTAGCCGTTTGTGGAGTAGATTTGTAGCAAGTTAA
- the LOC104760706 gene encoding uncharacterized protein LOC104760706 isoform X1 — protein MEVVVVQYCSFCSRFYVNLQFRFFISWVLLILLWCGAADGKARHHHHRVPLQGVESGVEGVSSHSCIHDQIIEQRKRPGRKVYSVTPQVYHEPTKSAAKAHNGRVLLSVSEEEEEKDVKQPIRIYLNYDAVGHSLDRDCQRVGDIVKLGEPPSSTFPAVPACNPNAKPPVSGDCWYNCTLDDISGEDKKHRLRKALEQTADWFRRALAVEPVKGNLRLSGYSACGQDGGVQLPREYVEEGIANTDLVLLVTTRPTTGNTLAWAVACERDQWGRAVAGHVNVAPRHLTSESGTLLSATLIHEVMHVLGFDPHAFAHFRDERKRRRIEVTEQQMDEKLGRLVTRVVLPRVVMHSRHHYGAFSQNFSGLELEDGGGRGTSGSHWEKRLLMNEIMTGSVDTRSVVSKMTLALLEDSGWYKADYSMADRLDWGRNQGTQFVTSPCNMWKGAYHCNTTQLSGCTYNREAEGYCPILSYNGDLPQWARYFPQPNRGGQSSLADYCTYFVAYSDGSCTDINSARAPDRMLGEVRGSESRCMASSLVRTGFVRGSMTQGNGCYQHRCRNNLLEVAVEGVWKFCPQAGGPIRFPGFNGELICPAYHELCSTSVVSVLGQCPSSCNFNGDCVDGKCRCLLGYHGHDCRNRSCPNNCNGHGKCTTQGVCICENGFTGIDCSTAVCDEQCSLHGGVCDNGVCEFRCSDYAGYTCQNSSKLVTSLLVCKDVLERDISGQHCAPREPSILQQLEEVVVMPNYNRLFPSGARKLFNIFGNSYCDEAAKRLACWISIQKCDVDGDDRLRVCHSACQSYNMACGASLDCSDQTLFSTAEEGDAECTGSGEIISPWFSRLWSRFVAS, from the exons ATGGAGGTTGTTGTAGTTCAGTATTGCTCTTTCTGTTCTAGGTTCTATGTTAATCTCCAGTTTCGATTCTTCATTTCCTGG gttttgttGATTCTATTGTGGTGTGGAGCTGCTGATGGGAAAGCcaggcatcatcatcatcgagtgCCTTTGCAAGGTGTGGAAAGTGGAGTTGAGGGAGTGTCTTCTCATTCGTGTATCCATGATCAGATTATAGAGCAGAGGAAGAGACCGGGTAGGAAAGTGTATTCAGTTACTCCTCAGGTTTATCATGAACCAACAAAAAGTGCTGCAAAAGCTCATAATGGGAGAGTATTACTTAGTGTttctgaggaggaggaggagaaggatgtGAAACAACCTATTAGGATTTACTTAAATTATGATGCTGTTGGTCACTCACTTGACCGAGATTGCCAAAGAGTTGGTGATATTGTGAAG TTGGGTGAGCCTCCTTCAAGTACTTTCCCTGCTGTTCCTGCGTGTAATCCTAATGCAAAACCTCCAGTGTCTGGGGATTGCTGGTATAACTGCACTTTAGATGACATATCTGGGGAGGACAAAAAGCATCGCCTACGCAAG GCTTTAGAGCAGACTGCAGATTGGTTCAGAAGAGCGTTAGCTGTTGAACCTGTGAAAGGAAATTTACGTTTAAGTGGATACTCTGCTTGTGGACAAGATGGTGGTGTGCAGCTTCCTCGTGAATATGTAGAGG AGGGTATTGCGAATACTGATTTAGTCCTATTGGTAACCACAAGACCCACTACTGGTAATACCCTTGCGTGGGCTGTAGCTTGCGAACGTGATCAATGGGGACGTGCAGTTGCTG GGCATGTCAATGTTGCTCCCCGCCATTTGACTTCAGAATCTGGGACGTTACTTTCAGCAACTCTCATTCATGAGGTTATGCATGTCCTTGGCTTCGATCCACATGCCTTTGCTCATTTTAGAGAtgaaaggaaaagaagacgcattGAG GTCACTGAGCAACAAATGGATGAAAAGCTTGGCCGGTTAGTGACACGCGTAGTGCTTCCACGGGTTGTCATGCATTCCCGGCATCACTACGGA GCATTTTCTCAAAACTTCTCGGGTCTAGAACTTGAGGATGGAGGCGGACGTGGCACATCGGGTTCCCACTGGGAAAAAAGACTACTTATGAATGAGATAATGACTGGATCAGTGGACACACGATCAGTCGTTTCAAAAATGACTCTAGCGCTATTAGAGGATAGTGGCTGGTATAAGGCTGATTATAGCATGGCAGACCGTCTCGATTGGGGTCGAAACCAGGGGACCCAGTTTGTCACATCTCCATGTAACATGTGGAAAGGTGCTTACCATTGTAACACAACCCAACTATCTGGCTGTACATACAACAGAGAGGCCGAAGGTTACTGCCCAATTCTAAGCTATAATGGAGACTTGCCTCAGTGGGCTCGTTACTTTCCACAGCCTAACAGAG GCGGTCAGTCTTCCTTAGCAGATTATTGTACATATTTTGTTGCCTATTCAGATGGGTCTTGTACGGATATAAATAGTGCACGTGCGCCTGACAGAATGTTGGGTGAAGTGAGAGGGAGTGAATCCAG GTGTATGGCCTCATCTTTAGTGCGTACTGGGTTTGTTCGTGGCTCCATGACACAGGGGAATGGTTGTTATCAGCATAGATGTAGAAATAATTTGTTGGAG GTTGCTGTGGAGGGAGTATGGAAGTTCTGTCCTCAAGCTGGTGGACCAATTCGATTTCCCGGTTTTAATG GTGAATTAATTTGTCCGGCTTACCATGAACTCTGCAGTACATCTGTAGTTTCTGTGCTTGGCCAATGTCCTAGCTCTTGTAACTTTAATGGAGATTGTGTTGATGGGAAGTGTCGTTGTCTCCTTGGTTATCACGGTCATGACTGTAGAAACC GTTCATGTCCTAATAATTGCAATGGACATGGAAAATGCACAACGCAGGGTGTTTGCATATGTGAAAATGGATTTACTGGAATCGACTGTTCCACTG CTGTTTGTGACGAACAATGCAGCCTACATGGAGGAGTCTGTGATAATGGGGTTTGTGAGTTCCGTTGCTCTGATTATGCTGGTTACACATGTCAGAACAGCTCTAAACTAGTTACGAGTTTATTG GTGTGCAAAGATGTGTTGGAAAGAGACATATCAGGGCAACATTGTGCTCCAAGAGAGCCTAGCATTCTTCAACAGCTTGAGGAAGTCGTGGTCATGCCCAACTACAATCGGCTCTTTCCGAGTGGTGCTCGaaagttatttaatattttcggTAACAGCTACTGTGATGAAGCAGCTAAAAGACTAGCCTGTTGG ATATCAATCCAGAAGTGTGATGTCGACGGAGACGACAGACTACGGGTATGTCATTCAGCATGTCAGTCCTACAATATGGCGTGTGGGGCTTCTTTAGACTGCTCTGATCAAACCCTTTTCAGCACCGCAGAAGAAGGGGATGCTGAATGTACGGGGTCTGGCGAAATAATATCGCCATGGTTTAGCCGTTTGTGGAGTAGATTTGTAGCAAGTTAA
- the LOC104760706 gene encoding leishmanolysin homolog isoform X4 produces the protein MEVVVVQYCSFCSRFYVNLQFRFFISWVLLILLWCGAADGKARHHHHRVPLQGVESGVEGVSSHSCIHDQIIEQRKRPGRKVYSVTPQVYHEPTKSAAKAHNGRVLLSVSEEEEEKDVKQPIRIYLNYDAVGHSLDRDCQRVGDIVKLGEPPSSTFPAVPACNPNAKPPVSGDCWYNCTLDDISGEDKKHRLRKALEQTADWFRRALAVEPVKGNLRLSGYSACGQDGGVQLPREYVEEGIANTDLVLLVTTRPTTGNTLAWAVACERDQWGRAVAGHVNVAPRHLTSESGTLLSATLIHEVMHVLGFDPHAFAHFRDERKRRRIEVTEQQMDEKLGRLVTRVVLPRVVMHSRHHYGAFSQNFSGLELEDGGGRGTSGSHWEKRLLMNEIMTGSVDTRSVVSKMTLALLEDSGWYKADYSMADRLDWGRNQGTQFVTSPCNMWKGAYHCNTTQLSGCTYNREAEGYCPILSYNGDLPQWARYFPQPNRGGQSSLADYCTYFVAYSDGSCTDINSARAPDRMLGEVRGSESRCMASSLVRTGFVRGSMTQGNGCYQHRCRNNLLEVAVEGVWKFCPQAGGPIRFPGFNGELICPAYHELCSTSVVSVLGQCPSSCNFNGDCVDGKCRCLLGYHGHDCRNRSCPNNCNGHGKCTTQGVCICENGFTGIDCSTAVCDEQCSLHGGVCDNGVCEFRCSDYAGYTCQNSSKLVTSLLVCKDVLERDISGQHCAPREPSILQQLEEVVVMPNYNRLFPSGARKLFNIFGNSYCDEAAKRLACWISIQKCDVDGDDRLRKKGMLNVRGLAK, from the exons ATGGAGGTTGTTGTAGTTCAGTATTGCTCTTTCTGTTCTAGGTTCTATGTTAATCTCCAGTTTCGATTCTTCATTTCCTGG gttttgttGATTCTATTGTGGTGTGGAGCTGCTGATGGGAAAGCcaggcatcatcatcatcgagtgCCTTTGCAAGGTGTGGAAAGTGGAGTTGAGGGAGTGTCTTCTCATTCGTGTATCCATGATCAGATTATAGAGCAGAGGAAGAGACCGGGTAGGAAAGTGTATTCAGTTACTCCTCAGGTTTATCATGAACCAACAAAAAGTGCTGCAAAAGCTCATAATGGGAGAGTATTACTTAGTGTttctgaggaggaggaggagaaggatgtGAAACAACCTATTAGGATTTACTTAAATTATGATGCTGTTGGTCACTCACTTGACCGAGATTGCCAAAGAGTTGGTGATATTGTGAAG TTGGGTGAGCCTCCTTCAAGTACTTTCCCTGCTGTTCCTGCGTGTAATCCTAATGCAAAACCTCCAGTGTCTGGGGATTGCTGGTATAACTGCACTTTAGATGACATATCTGGGGAGGACAAAAAGCATCGCCTACGCAAG GCTTTAGAGCAGACTGCAGATTGGTTCAGAAGAGCGTTAGCTGTTGAACCTGTGAAAGGAAATTTACGTTTAAGTGGATACTCTGCTTGTGGACAAGATGGTGGTGTGCAGCTTCCTCGTGAATATGTAGAGG AGGGTATTGCGAATACTGATTTAGTCCTATTGGTAACCACAAGACCCACTACTGGTAATACCCTTGCGTGGGCTGTAGCTTGCGAACGTGATCAATGGGGACGTGCAGTTGCTG GGCATGTCAATGTTGCTCCCCGCCATTTGACTTCAGAATCTGGGACGTTACTTTCAGCAACTCTCATTCATGAGGTTATGCATGTCCTTGGCTTCGATCCACATGCCTTTGCTCATTTTAGAGAtgaaaggaaaagaagacgcattGAG GTCACTGAGCAACAAATGGATGAAAAGCTTGGCCGGTTAGTGACACGCGTAGTGCTTCCACGGGTTGTCATGCATTCCCGGCATCACTACGGA GCATTTTCTCAAAACTTCTCGGGTCTAGAACTTGAGGATGGAGGCGGACGTGGCACATCGGGTTCCCACTGGGAAAAAAGACTACTTATGAATGAGATAATGACTGGATCAGTGGACACACGATCAGTCGTTTCAAAAATGACTCTAGCGCTATTAGAGGATAGTGGCTGGTATAAGGCTGATTATAGCATGGCAGACCGTCTCGATTGGGGTCGAAACCAGGGGACCCAGTTTGTCACATCTCCATGTAACATGTGGAAAGGTGCTTACCATTGTAACACAACCCAACTATCTGGCTGTACATACAACAGAGAGGCCGAAGGTTACTGCCCAATTCTAAGCTATAATGGAGACTTGCCTCAGTGGGCTCGTTACTTTCCACAGCCTAACAGAG GCGGTCAGTCTTCCTTAGCAGATTATTGTACATATTTTGTTGCCTATTCAGATGGGTCTTGTACGGATATAAATAGTGCACGTGCGCCTGACAGAATGTTGGGTGAAGTGAGAGGGAGTGAATCCAG GTGTATGGCCTCATCTTTAGTGCGTACTGGGTTTGTTCGTGGCTCCATGACACAGGGGAATGGTTGTTATCAGCATAGATGTAGAAATAATTTGTTGGAG GTTGCTGTGGAGGGAGTATGGAAGTTCTGTCCTCAAGCTGGTGGACCAATTCGATTTCCCGGTTTTAATG GTGAATTAATTTGTCCGGCTTACCATGAACTCTGCAGTACATCTGTAGTTTCTGTGCTTGGCCAATGTCCTAGCTCTTGTAACTTTAATGGAGATTGTGTTGATGGGAAGTGTCGTTGTCTCCTTGGTTATCACGGTCATGACTGTAGAAACC GTTCATGTCCTAATAATTGCAATGGACATGGAAAATGCACAACGCAGGGTGTTTGCATATGTGAAAATGGATTTACTGGAATCGACTGTTCCACTG CTGTTTGTGACGAACAATGCAGCCTACATGGAGGAGTCTGTGATAATGGGGTTTGTGAGTTCCGTTGCTCTGATTATGCTGGTTACACATGTCAGAACAGCTCTAAACTAGTTACGAGTTTATTG GTGTGCAAAGATGTGTTGGAAAGAGACATATCAGGGCAACATTGTGCTCCAAGAGAGCCTAGCATTCTTCAACAGCTTGAGGAAGTCGTGGTCATGCCCAACTACAATCGGCTCTTTCCGAGTGGTGCTCGaaagttatttaatattttcggTAACAGCTACTGTGATGAAGCAGCTAAAAGACTAGCCTGTTGG ATATCAATCCAGAAGTGTGATGTCGACGGAGACGACAGACTACGG AAGAAGGGGATGCTGAATGTACGGGGTCTGGCGAAATAA
- the LOC104760706 gene encoding uncharacterized protein LOC104760706 isoform X2, producing MEVVVVQYCSFCSRFYVNLQFRFFISWVLLILLWCGAADGKARHHHHRVPLQGVESGVEGVSSHSCIHDQIIEQRKRPGRKVYSVTPQVYHEPTKSAAKAHNGRVLLSVSEEEEEKDVKQPIRIYLNYDAVGHSLDRDCQRVGDIVKLGEPPSSTFPAVPACNPNAKPPVSGDCWYNCTLDDISGEDKKHRLRKALEQTADWFRRALAVEPVKGNLRLSGYSACGQDGGVQLPREYVEEGIANTDLVLLVTTRPTTGNTLAWAVACERDQWGRAVAGHVNVAPRHLTSESGTLLSATLIHEVMHVLGFDPHAFAHFRDERKRRRIEVTEQQMDEKLGRLVTRVVLPRVVMHSRHHYGAFSQNFSGLELEDGGGRGTSGSHWEKRLLMNEIMTGSVDTRSVVSKMTLALLEDSGWYKADYSMADRLDWGRNQGTQFVTSPCNMWKGAYHCNTTQLSGCTYNREAEGYCPILSYNGDLPQWARYFPQPNRGGQSSLADYCTYFVAYSDGSCTDINSARAPDRMLGEVRGSESRCMASSLVRTGFVRGSMTQGNGCYQHRCRNNLLEVAVEGVWKFCPQAGGPIRFPGFNGELICPAYHELCSTSVVSVLGQCPSSCNFNGDCVDGKCRCLLGYHGHDCRNRSCPNNCNGHGKCTTQGVCICENGFTGIDCSTAVCDEQCSLHGGVCDNGVCEFRCSDYAGYTCQNSSKLVTSLLVCKDVLERDISGQHCAPREPSILQQLEEVVVMPNYNRLFPGGARKLFNIFGNSYCDEAAKRLACWISIQKCDVDGDDRLRVCHSACQSYNMACGASLDCSDQTLFSTAEEGDAECTGSGEIISPWFSRLWSRFVAS from the exons ATGGAGGTTGTTGTAGTTCAGTATTGCTCTTTCTGTTCTAGGTTCTATGTTAATCTCCAGTTTCGATTCTTCATTTCCTGG gttttgttGATTCTATTGTGGTGTGGAGCTGCTGATGGGAAAGCcaggcatcatcatcatcgagtgCCTTTGCAAGGTGTGGAAAGTGGAGTTGAGGGAGTGTCTTCTCATTCGTGTATCCATGATCAGATTATAGAGCAGAGGAAGAGACCGGGTAGGAAAGTGTATTCAGTTACTCCTCAGGTTTATCATGAACCAACAAAAAGTGCTGCAAAAGCTCATAATGGGAGAGTATTACTTAGTGTttctgaggaggaggaggagaaggatgtGAAACAACCTATTAGGATTTACTTAAATTATGATGCTGTTGGTCACTCACTTGACCGAGATTGCCAAAGAGTTGGTGATATTGTGAAG TTGGGTGAGCCTCCTTCAAGTACTTTCCCTGCTGTTCCTGCGTGTAATCCTAATGCAAAACCTCCAGTGTCTGGGGATTGCTGGTATAACTGCACTTTAGATGACATATCTGGGGAGGACAAAAAGCATCGCCTACGCAAG GCTTTAGAGCAGACTGCAGATTGGTTCAGAAGAGCGTTAGCTGTTGAACCTGTGAAAGGAAATTTACGTTTAAGTGGATACTCTGCTTGTGGACAAGATGGTGGTGTGCAGCTTCCTCGTGAATATGTAGAGG AGGGTATTGCGAATACTGATTTAGTCCTATTGGTAACCACAAGACCCACTACTGGTAATACCCTTGCGTGGGCTGTAGCTTGCGAACGTGATCAATGGGGACGTGCAGTTGCTG GGCATGTCAATGTTGCTCCCCGCCATTTGACTTCAGAATCTGGGACGTTACTTTCAGCAACTCTCATTCATGAGGTTATGCATGTCCTTGGCTTCGATCCACATGCCTTTGCTCATTTTAGAGAtgaaaggaaaagaagacgcattGAG GTCACTGAGCAACAAATGGATGAAAAGCTTGGCCGGTTAGTGACACGCGTAGTGCTTCCACGGGTTGTCATGCATTCCCGGCATCACTACGGA GCATTTTCTCAAAACTTCTCGGGTCTAGAACTTGAGGATGGAGGCGGACGTGGCACATCGGGTTCCCACTGGGAAAAAAGACTACTTATGAATGAGATAATGACTGGATCAGTGGACACACGATCAGTCGTTTCAAAAATGACTCTAGCGCTATTAGAGGATAGTGGCTGGTATAAGGCTGATTATAGCATGGCAGACCGTCTCGATTGGGGTCGAAACCAGGGGACCCAGTTTGTCACATCTCCATGTAACATGTGGAAAGGTGCTTACCATTGTAACACAACCCAACTATCTGGCTGTACATACAACAGAGAGGCCGAAGGTTACTGCCCAATTCTAAGCTATAATGGAGACTTGCCTCAGTGGGCTCGTTACTTTCCACAGCCTAACAGAG GCGGTCAGTCTTCCTTAGCAGATTATTGTACATATTTTGTTGCCTATTCAGATGGGTCTTGTACGGATATAAATAGTGCACGTGCGCCTGACAGAATGTTGGGTGAAGTGAGAGGGAGTGAATCCAG GTGTATGGCCTCATCTTTAGTGCGTACTGGGTTTGTTCGTGGCTCCATGACACAGGGGAATGGTTGTTATCAGCATAGATGTAGAAATAATTTGTTGGAG GTTGCTGTGGAGGGAGTATGGAAGTTCTGTCCTCAAGCTGGTGGACCAATTCGATTTCCCGGTTTTAATG GTGAATTAATTTGTCCGGCTTACCATGAACTCTGCAGTACATCTGTAGTTTCTGTGCTTGGCCAATGTCCTAGCTCTTGTAACTTTAATGGAGATTGTGTTGATGGGAAGTGTCGTTGTCTCCTTGGTTATCACGGTCATGACTGTAGAAACC GTTCATGTCCTAATAATTGCAATGGACATGGAAAATGCACAACGCAGGGTGTTTGCATATGTGAAAATGGATTTACTGGAATCGACTGTTCCACTG CTGTTTGTGACGAACAATGCAGCCTACATGGAGGAGTCTGTGATAATGGGGTTTGTGAGTTCCGTTGCTCTGATTATGCTGGTTACACATGTCAGAACAGCTCTAAACTAGTTACGAGTTTATTGGTGTGCAAAGATGTGTTGGAAAGAGACATATCAGGGCAACATTGTGCTCCAAGAGAGCCTAGCATTCTTCAACAGCTTGAGGAAGTCGTGGTCATGCCCAACTACAATCGGCTCTTTCCGGGTGGGGCTCGaaagttatttaatattttcggTAACAGCTACTGTGATGAAGCAGCTAAAAGACTAGCCTGTTGG ATATCAATCCAGAAGTGTGATGTCGACGGAGACGACAGACTACGGGTATGTCATTCAGCATGTCAGTCCTACAATATGGCGTGTGGGGCTTCTTTAGACTGCTCTGATCAAACCCTTTTCAGCACCGCAGAAGAAGGGGATGCTGAATGTACGGGGTCTGGCGAAATAATATCGCCATGGTTTAGCCGTTTGTGGAGTAGATTTGTAGCAAGTTAA